Within Lytechinus variegatus isolate NC3 chromosome 15, Lvar_3.0, whole genome shotgun sequence, the genomic segment aatcgatcgtagaaaaatgttctacgatcattgctaagctttgtgttatgggccaaAGATATACAACTAAACTCCATCACTCacataaaaggaaaaataaataaaaataagattgtcagataaaatttcattcattccaTCCACACAGTGATTTATACAAATGGTGTGTCTGCTGAAGTCTCTTTCACCACAAGACAAAGCTTTAATTCAAAATTCCAACCTAATATCAATATGGAGACTACGTTGACAAGGACTAAGCATTTTTGAAAGGGAAGGGGTGTCATCAAGAGTGGTTTTGCTTACAAGTCTGCTCTCTGCAATTCAGATGCAATTATTTCAGTGTCTTGTAACAGTCATTACTCTCCAGGGGATTTCCAAGCGTGGACCTTTATACTTTCTTATCACATTGGATggaatgtggagcgttgtggcccagtggattagtcttcggactttgaaacagagggtcgtgggttcaaatccatggcgtaatttctttcagcaaaaaactgatccacaatgtgctgcactcaacccaggtgaggtaaatgggtaccggtgggaaataattccttaaaaagctgtgtgcgctatgaacgcctagcttagcctggtaatataggagcaccttgagcacctaacaagtgGATATGAGTGCAatatataaataccctatattaaaAATGTCTGTAAGTGATTTGCAATATGGTGATAGTTTGTGTGACTATATAACCCGGAAAAGTTCAATTTCCTGGCAGCCAAgtgaaaatcaaatgaatatgCAATACAATTTGGTTTATAATTTCCTGCCTTGTAGCAATCACAAATGTTACGTTCGTTCATTATACAGTGGTTACAGTACCTTCCTCTTTTCATAGAAGACAATAAGATGCAGGAGGCCGACCACAACGGCGGACAGGACAACAGCGATGAGGAGGGATATCCCGACATGGAGACCGCCCGATTCTTTGTTATGGAAGTTACTAAGGTTACCGACCACACCCACGATGATGAGGGCGGTGATGATGGCACAGACGAGGGAGCTGAAGAAACGGTTGTACCATAATGTGTACCATCTCATCTTAGGAGCGTCCAAGATGGCGGTGATGGCTGAGGTGTAGTCCCGCTGaggtacctacatgtacagccACACAACAAAGTATTGTCAGTGAGTATCACTCACTTATTtgccatcagccaatcagatgcaaggatttacagtagcttataacatctaTCACTAAAAATcaatgacaaaatattttatgaaacagtccCATGAAGGAATCTCAATGTGCGCATTCAAATGTATGGTTTGTCTATTGCTAATCTGAATATGTTCcacattttaaagtaaatttcaaGCCATTTTATGTGTTGGAGCAAAAGGAAATGTAGTCTGTCTAATACCCTACATTATCATCAATGCCACCAATTCGAAGTCAACATATGAATGACATAACTTCACAAAActtttataactttcttattgttagTTCAATACTGTTCCAACTTTCACTTTTCTGCTTGCCGGAATTTTTCCCTGAAACAACTCACAGATTGGTTCAGATTCCAGCTATTAATAGAGGACCACCAAAATGCCAAATCATTGGCAAAATGGGGCACTAAAAGGAATTACAACAGAAGTGGAAAATGTTTACCTGAACGCCTTTTCTTGCTAGTTCATCAGGACAGTAAATAGTATCAAATCTTGCCTTACAACAGCAATCTGTACTGGACTGAATGGTTGCGAGATGAGCACTGTTGTACAGGGCTGTTAAACagagtttaaaaaaagaaaaaatataaatcattgtAAAAAATGTCATACAATCATGTTATTATGAAgtcatgaaatttattcatgaaaattccTACAGGTAAGTTGGTTGTAATATTTGGCAACTGACCATATGACTCAAACTCAGGCTGCTTTGGAACTACAAAAACTTTAGACAATAACATTTTAGACATTGGGAGACACATACTATCTTTTAAATTACACTTGGGAACTGTATTTCTACAAAAACAATAATGGGAAATTCATGACTGAGGTTAGAACAAAAACCATGATAGACTAAATCTCAGGAAGGAAGGAAGACTATTCTTATGACCGCAGACTACATCTGATTGTGGTCTACAACTCTGAATCAATACTAGGTGCTTCATgaagtgattttcactgaaaaaTTTGCTTTGGGCCAATCACATGCAAGGatttttcagtagcttataacagtagtTGGTGAAATTCATTCTGAATCATAAAATATTCCCCCCAAATATCTTAATTATTCAGAGCATTATCAATTGGTGAGAAATGATGTGTGTGCATTACAATTCTTTATTATTAaatgatttcattattattattgttattagttTTTGTGGGGGTAGATAATACAATTCACTAAAAGTAGACAGAAATGATTGCAATTACCATAGCAATTCGGTGGATTCACAAACATGCGCCATCTATCGATTGCAGCAGACAGGCCAAAATTCGCAATGCCTCATGGGTAAAGTCGACATCTGTTGCACGAGATAGTAGCTAATTCTAAATAAAGTGCATGTATGCATGCGATTATTCAGCGCTGACCGACGTGGCTCGACTGGATATGCTGCTTAGAATTGTCCAGGACCAGGTGGGAAAGAAATTTGGCCACATATTTCTGTACGAAATTTAGGTCATTTTTGGTGAATTCCTGACATacggttttcatttttgaagtATCATAGTCACTTTACAGTACACTAGCACTGTGCGCTGTATGTGCCTGCGCGCGATGTTGACTGCAAAGTTTAATAGACAATTGGCCTGTTCGCTGCGAccgtattgtgaatccaccgaGTTGTTCAATACATAGCTTTTTATCTCACATCTCACAGCAAACGACATGATGGTAGCTGTAACCAGACGAAATGCGGCTGAAGTTTAGTGTACCCCTAGCCAGATGTTGAGGGGCTTGTGTAAATATAAacacattaggtggtttcagaccgcctcgaagttcgccagttccaggtattctctgatcgggaaatttaccctgatcagaaaataccaggtattttggaaatgtgaaagcaaactacgcttaatttcccgaaagaaaatacccgctaaatagtaggtattTGGCGAAATtccgagaactttcgtggggatttttccaaggtcgcaggtattttggcaatgtgaaagcaaattacgggaacttttagcccagcgtgtcgttgggcacGGCGGCgcgggtggctgctgggctagcgAGTGAATCtagcgccttgcctgcttatcagaccacactgcgcatgctcgcaacttcgggaacttatcctgaaggatgtgtttcggggcggtgtgaatgcaggaataattaacaggtattttttagccttaaaaagttctcgtaatttaacggggattcttgtgatcgaggcggtttgaaaccacctattgtctTCTTCAAACATGGCTAATGATCAAAGTATCCTCCCATGCTTGCATTTTATTAAGACTCGGACCCATTTAGTTTAACCTGTTAAAGGATTCTTATCCCATTGGTTTAGCACAGGGACGATGCAGGCCCAGGAGGCAATGGTTTAGACATGTAGGTAGACTTACCAGGCACATTGTTGTTAACAGAGGCATCGTGGGCATCTAAGCTTGAACCTAAAATAATGGggaaaagaggggaaaaaatagaTATTGAATTAAATTCCATTGAAAAGATCAAAATCTGAATACCTAGTACCATGCTCAACaagaatcatcatcatcactattatcatcattatcaccatagATCTCCATCATCACTGccaccattatcatcgtcatcataataattgtcatgaacatcatcatcttcgtcatcattattcatcatcatcaccatcctcattatcatccaAACTCAACAGATCATGACTGTTCTCAATTCATTATCAACACAGCAACAGCAATATAACAACATCATTATCACagggattatcattatcataattatcttcctcctcctcctcaccatcatcaccacagcAACAAGAACAATGAAATAGTGTTATGTTAGAAAACCAACATGTTAATGATCTATTTAGTGTCTTTGGGGGCAATTTTTTAATGCAAGGTAGTAACATGCACTCTACCAGTACCACACAAGAATGTTTCAATTTTCACACCTGTACCAAGGCATACCATGAATATagtcataggcccgtattctgaagtctggtgtaacttaaactcaggtttaacgTTGTGGTTTAAGAATGgcgagccaattgttacataatcactaacagtagagaaatcatacttcagctcatttggctctcaaatcattcataattgtctaggaagtataaaaagattattggcttcaccatcgatgaatcaggaaagagcacagtaaacataagaaacatacaacttataataacaaatttgatacttttggcttcccatacttaaaccacaactttaaacctgatttTAACTTaaaccgacttcagaatacgggccattgagtttacattacatgtacatatacagaGCGTCCCACATAAAAGGAAACCTGTAACattttattaaatatatttttactatgAATTTGATACGTATGgtaagagtggaatctcatctttAATTTGAGACTGACAGCTTAGTAAATCGTTCATGCGTGGCAggttacaaacaataaataatgagGCTTATCAGTAAAGATTTGCGCAGAAAATCACACGTTAATCTGAATCCACACTCAattcagggatcagtgagagaaatGCTAGAGTCAATCATCAATAAGCACGGCTGTCGTATCATGAATcaatcttgtccaatttttctgagCAAACTGATTTAGacattaacatttcaaattcgTTTTCCTCATTGATGTGTTCAGTCAGTGTTTGTCACATTTAAAAATGtagaggaataattgaattgtaCGAAGATGTAAATGAAATACCATAACTAATTATCTGTTGAACGAAAAATATGTGGGCATCCTGGTTTCCTTTTtgctgggacgcactgtatagtggcATTTACATTCATTTGAGGCTGAGCGCGAAcaaaagaatggaatgaaaGAGAACATGATACAAAAGCATTCACATTCTTGTCATTATACTAAACCTCTGAGGCATGTACTACTAACAGGTGtgattgatttatttgattttcatcaaTTGTACTACTGGACgacaaaaaaagacaaatatatacaagataTTAAAACTACCAAGTATATTAGGTGCAAACCAAGAGGGGTGTTTCAAAATTAACAATCTTTCATAAAGTCAAAAGggcttatttccaatttgtctaatgccaattcgtccaattgccaactcgtccactatcatttggtctaccattagTTTATTCACTCACCACATgatctaatgccattctgtctaaACAAGTTGGTCCTTACCGTCCTACATTTAGAGCCATTTAGTCAATATACCATTGTAGTAGTATTGAACTAGGTGGTATTGAACTTCAAAGTGGTACTGGAGTTATGGGGctttgcaagaaacttgcgatcaattgcaagtctattttcgttccctaaatcaatcataccCATGTGCAATTAATTGCACATAGGCAactgattgctaatctgctccatgaaacaaggagaGTGTTATCTAATTTGCTtagttaaaagtgatcaatcaataataaaattACAGCAgaatatttgtgattgattacaaacattttcttgcaacactgcCTAAGTGTTAttgtgcaaaataaatgaaaatgaaatggatattagaccaactggttacgaGATgtaatgttgatggacggaatggcattagactaccgtaaatgaaagtagaccatgtgatgagtggacgagttggcagtagaccaTCTAGAGGAATTGGCAATTTTCCGTCAAAAGGTCTTATGGCTATTAAACTTTCTTTTAAGGCACTAATTTCTATTTGAACTCAAATGAAAAGGGATCACTTAGTTAGGTGATTCCAAGTGACAAGTGATAAAACACGAAGaataaaatcaaagaatatattGACAATACATTTTGAGTTTTGAGTTAACCTTTGTGGATTGCATATCATTGATAcaaggacatacatgtacaaatttgCCTATGACTGTTTATTTCATTGAAAGGATTTATGAGGTTTTATTCAAATTGACAACGGGCGACAGAGGTTTGAACTCATTAGAATATTTGTGATTAATCAAGATCAATGGTTCTGTCTTGGGAAAAAGTGCCCCAACAACATTTGAACAACAGCATATCAAATATCCAAATCGAAAGTGAAAGAGAAAGTAAAATCAATCAACATGTCTTGTAGCTTAACATCACCTGAAATTCTGGAAAATTTACTTTTCGTGGTCAAGGAAGAAGGGAATAACTCATCATTTCCTATAGTTTCCAAGCACAGTATATAAAAATACTTCAAAGGAAATATGGATGGGCACTTTTGAATGATGAAAGTATAGATGTAAATTGATGATTTTCAAGCAACTTTtgtggaagattttttttcaaataccatgtacatgtagaaattcACATCATTATAGCAAaatatcaaggaaaatattaagataaaaagaaaatgtatttgaGATTGGTTCTCAATCCATTCACCTACCTAGTCTCAATGCGGCGACAAACCTCTGCCAAAAGTTCCTTGACATCGCATTAATGGTTGGTATCCCATCCAGAAAGTCCGGAAGATCCATCTCATTCAACACCACTAAAATCACTTTTGCTGTGTTCGTATAATGAACGCGCAGAGCACGCAGATTCTCATACGTGCACCATGGACTGCGCATAAAGTCTGGCGACAAGACTAGCACCAGCTTCTTGGAAGTGGAGATAGAGTTGATAATCTTGTCCATCTTGGCGACGCCGGGATCCCACTTGTGGTTGCTGTTGTCACAGGTGAATCCATACGCGGTGGATTCCAGCTTGCGGACCACGTTTATGGTCCACTCGTCGTCCTCCCAAGCAAAGCAGAAGAAGGCGTGGCTGGTTTCCTCGCCGACCAGGACCGGCGCCATGCCTCGGACTGGAATGTCTGCATTCTGATTGGAGTTGGCTTCGTCGGGTGACATAGGAAGACTGTCTATGGAGCGGTCATCGCCGCTGTCGGCCGTGACCATACGACCACCCTGATCAGCTTCCGTGTCCCAGTCGGTCAAGAAGCTGGACATGTGCACATCCTCCCCCTCAAGAAGCTTCTctgttttgatttaaaaaaagaagatatttcaGAAAATATAAACTCTGAAAATGTACATGGTTTTGAGTAGAAAGTTCTAGTACTTATTATGAAAtagattttttctcaaaaaaagtAGGGAGACAAGTCTGTGATTTGTAATTATCAAAATGATAGTAGCCTGTATTACTATACGGACAAACCAATATTTATGAATGAATTTTACTCAGATCTTTATAAACttcttttcaattaaaaaagcGGAAACTAAAACATGTAGGACATAAAATGGATCCAGTCATACCTGTATTAACAGACCTttacatttatgtacatgtacaacattgAAATTACAGGTTCCGTTTACGCATCCAGTCAAGtgtttaattaaaaaagaaggAATTTCAAAGCTATTATCCCTCTCAGCAAGGTGTATTTATTGTGGTCTATATGTACTTTGTACTATGCATGGGCAAGAATCATGAATGGAATAATATtctgtattatgaaatacacatgTTTGGGTACAATTTGAATGCTGGGAGTGAAGCCACTGTATGGAAATACAGTTCATGAGGAACGGGGAAATATGAATGGCAGTAGATTTAATAAttaggtacatacatgtacactctatggcacagattaaaaaaaatacaaaatcatacCACACTTACAGTATTATTGACAAAGTTTTATGTCATgatcatgattaaaaagaataacaaatgTTGTTTGGAAGCAcagagatattaaaaaaaaataaaaacctgtAATGTACAAGTAGCTATTAATAGATTtagttataaaataaaattactgaATCCTGAATTTCATCtcattcaagttttatttttcatataatgaagaaacaaaaaacataatttggttttctttagaaatttcaaaataaatccaCAGGGTatctgtacatgtaatgtatttaCAGAGAAAATTCAGTTATTACAATATGACCACAAATTAAACTTAGAATATGAACTTTATCTTTAATGTTGCTATTATTAAATAAAGCTGTTAATACTGGCTTTAGACTGGAGATAGCACAGGTAAAAACTAGGTAAGATAACAAGTTCATCTCTAATACAGGTAAGCTCACCCTTTGCACTGTTCAAAAGGAAGTTGTTCAAaattttctctctcattttgacTCATACTCTTGGTTTTGTTTGGTATTTACTGCGTACATTTTGAATGTGTATGTCAAATTTTAACTAAAGTAATTGTGGGATTGTCTTTACTGAGACGAgaataaaaaaacccaaaacatgATACATGTCGGTAGATTTTAATGATATTCTTTTATGAGCAGCTTTCCCAAATAAATCAAACCATTTAAACCTTTTGAACATACATGTGGACTTGtgttgaaagagaaaaatcaaagaacaagaacaaagaaaatttgagaaaaatcagacaaataatgagaaagttatgagcatttgaatattgcaatcactaatgctatagagatcctcctattggcaatgcgacaaagatgtaaGATGTcccatgtgaacaactttcccttttgtggactataaaataccccaaaatagtctctttttgcttttcctcatggtgatacaaactctttatcaatagtgatttctttcaaaattgtattacatgccctcctataaaaaatgatctactgatagatgtgataaaagaggcaaatacatttttatacaaaagtactgggaaagttgttcacaagtgacatcaaacaatatctttgtcgcattgccaattggaggatctccatagcattagtgattgcaatattcaaatgctcataactttctcattattatatttgtctgatttttctcaaattttctttgttcttattctttttttttcacacaagctatcttgatCCAAAGGTGTCATTTTCCTTTAAGATTTTGTCTTGAAAGCTTGTGCAGTGTAACAActatcttttaaaagaaaacttgcaTGCACTACACTTCTACTCACACTCAGTTCTTGCATCCAATCAGCAGATGcaatatttacttttttaatcaatgttgtCATGGTTACGACTGAGGACTAATATTCCTTTCAGAGGTTGTTGGTTGGATCAACCATTGACTGACCTTCACTGGTTCAGTAATAATAAGATTTGCTTTTTTTGCACTTGACATTTTCACCAGAAGGTTATTCAGAAGTCCAAACATCTTGGACCTAAGAGCAACATTGTACAGAACTCCAACTTCCAAATGAGTATTTCATGAACTGTCTTTGTCTACGATTTGTAAATGACAAATTCGATCTCAGCCAATAAGATTCAAGGATTTAAGTAGCTTAGCTGCTGTTGTCAGTGAAAATTCACTGGCAACTCTCTATGAAACCTTTCTCACGTGATGTGCATCctacattttcaaaaaaatgcTTGCATTAATCTAGGAGATAAGGGCTAATGATTGGAGAAATTTTGATCAAAGCCTCATATATCTCCATTAGATATATGTCAAGGGAGGAATTACATGTCGttcagatatacatgtacatgtagattatgcAAGGTATATACGTCTACAATctcaaattttttaaataaacaatagtttgaaataaaatatctacGTGTAAATGCCAATTAAGGAACTTCTTCTTTAGAGCAATGGAAATCAGATTTCCGTCACTCTAGAGAAGAAGAGAAATTGTGATTATCAACAGGATTATATCTTGTTGATAATGACAGTTTCTTGCAAAACTGACCATATACTTGGTCCAGGACAATGAAATGTACCGGTATACATAAACAGTATGAAATAATCACTGATACTTTTTCTACACCCATTCTTGAATCTGTTTGTCAccaatgattttcatttcaaaatgaaaagtactgtacatgtacagtacatgacCTAAAAAACTTAAATGAAATGTTGAATTGCTGACTATAAGAATATGTATAGAATAAATACAGcaggatttttctctttgtttctttcctatttttttattcattttttttttttgctgtgcaTGGAAACCGTATTAATGGACATGgggtggaaatgaataggctacCAGTCACATGGAAATGTACATACACTGACAAAATGCATGGGAACTTTGTATGAATTTACAAGGTGTGTGGTTTATTTCTATTTACATAGCGCTAATAAATGCTAACCACATTCCAATCAAATCTAGAGCAGTGATAATACAtaaagacaccgttctcactgacttcctaaaaccagtttactggaaactagtttaacgtgtaatgagaacggtggaAACGAttttccaaaccggttcagaaaaccaccttgccatatatacatgtacttttcaagATGGCTTTGCCTTGTTAACCTGGTTTTAGCGTTTTTGTAGTGAGGACATAACTGttcttcacacattttgagcgcgctactccacagagtgtggaatgcctacgctgcagtttcaaatttcgtgtgaaacgtgtcaccccactgtgagcgttcccatagcaacaagatcgattttatatgaattgtcATGAAAAGATTTTGAAATCCACTTGCGTGTGATCAAATGAACGcgagcaaagcgatcttccaaactggtaacctgaaccggtttccagtataAAACTAGTTTTaaaaagcgtaatgagaactgTGTCTATGTTGGCCTCTGAAAAAATTTTATGAAtatcagaatgaaaaaaaaaacaggtaaaaCATACAGAGAcctttgaattcattttttggTCTGGTGGTttgtaattacaaaaaaaaattcataaaatggaACAATACAACAAGGATGaacatttatacaaacagaaaaCTTTATAGATTGCTCACTTTACACAACACACATACTTGATTTGTTCTTCTAGAAAAAGAAGGGCCCTGAGTACATTGCAGGTTTCACAGCTCATAGACCTACTTTACGCTATTAATATATAAGACTAGATGGTTTATAAATTGCAAAAGTTTTTCTTTAATGAATTTGGAAAATGGAATAGCAAGTCTAaacactatttttttccttggtGGCCCGATATGATCagtccaccaaaatcatcaatgtcatatttttgaTAGCCCGCAAAGCAAatttggtggccctaaaacaatagaaaacattacaatctATCAAAACTTTAGAAGCCAAACAAGGCCACCAAGTGGGGGCTTTTAAagaagtttggtggcccgactctcatttctggttgccccgggccactgctaatgtcaaGCCCTGGGAATAATATcacattttgttatttcaaatgaaataaaacaacccttttttgtggggggggggtgtatgaaacatttttaaagCATAGAATGGGATGataatcagaataaaaaaagtgtGAATAAAATAAAGGTTATTATATTTTAGAGTGAACACAATGACTATACATGTAGTGCATCTTCTTAGGCCTTTAATTAATGTACATTATCATACTTGATCTGTgtgaaaatgaagaatgaatatttgtaaACATTTTACACATGAATGGAAGAACAAGGCATTGAGATCGATTTACGTTGTGTTTGTATTATGAATGGTTGCAAGAATAATAGAGTGAACATGGTCATTATACCAGCATTTATCACACTTCAAATATTACACAAGGACAGGTACAGTATTCATTAAAACAAGTCAACTTGCAGTAGCATTGCTACTAATGGCAACGTATACAGTCTGTagttcatacatgtaactgttgcACCATTGTTATGAACTTGTATCCAGTCgctgataaaaataaataccctacatgtatgtatttttctttgctAGCACGAAATagcaaattaataataaaattttcagaaaaaaaaacaaatttttattgcTAAACCCATCAGGACACCAGGAAAGTACAAcagaattcaaattggcttcagtATGCATGAATTGGCTATTAACATGATGTGTACACTGAAAACAATAACCAACATTTAAAGAACTTGTGCACTTTTTGAATCATTTGCATACAAATGCTgcaatttttatattcatacaattaaattcaacaatcatacacctacatgtacatgtatgtaaatattgGTTTTCTCCCTATTAAAGCTTTGTAAAGCTAACAAATAATTGTAATTCTTGGATAACTATATACTTATCAATGATTTGGAAATTTATCTAGATTAAAAAGAACTCcccattattcataattatcatcaagaAGAAGTCACCAAGAAAAATATCAGCATGCAAAGGGTTAAAGAAATTACATTTCTGAAGTTTAAGATCAAATACAAATTAGAATAAAGTAGATGTGAtatcacaaaacaaaaaactagatatttttttatatatttttatacataaagTTTTTTGGTGGTAATAGTTGAACCATGAATAAGATTAACAGCAATGAAataatacatgcacatgtatgtaGGACAGAATTGATGAATTTGGCACACACGCAATGCACAAAATGATCGAGTATTTGGTACAATATTGCAGCACTGGATCTCAAtagtactatttttttttactcaatacGAATGagatataatatcaataatggaAAATGAAGCTTTGATCATTTGTTATTGTTACTTCTTACTGATGAAAACAAATACCTTTCTCAGCAGATTCTACCTTAGGTGGATCAGAAGTGtcttttcctaaaaaaaaagaaatacattacaATTCATTTGCTGTATACCtattcataaaacatgtaaattaCTTTCAATGAGGCATGACACACTTTTAGGGATGCAACACCTCTTAAAACAGAATTTGATCGAGCTCCTGAagtaaaaaaaacccacttGTTTTTGTACATCCACTGTTTTCGCTCTCTTgaccattttgtttttcaagttCTGTTGCTCTcttctttttgaaaaatgagtAGGCCCACTGCACCTTTTAATTTGGGGTTTTATAAAGTAATATTTTGGGCCTGTTTCTCATTAagcccaattaaaaaaaaaacatacaaaaacacaacatggaaatgatacattttttaatagaaGGAACTATTTTATGAATTCAAATGTTCTAT encodes:
- the LOC121428532 gene encoding transmembrane protein 268-like isoform X2; this translates as MDSIIPPEFPEGVFVEDEKLLEGEDVHMSSFLTDWDTEADQGGRMVTADSGDDRSIDSLPMSPDEANSNQNADIPVRGMAPVLVGEETSHAFFCFAWEDDEWTINVVRKLESTAYGFTCDNSNHKWDPGVAKMDKIINSISTSKKLVLVLSPDFMRSPWCTYENLRALRVHYTNTAKVILVVLNEMDLPDFLDGIPTINAMSRNFWQRFVAALRLGSSLDAHDASVNNNVPALYNSAHLATIQSSTDCCCKARFDTIYCPDELARKGVQVPQRDYTSAITAILDAPKMRWYTLWYNRFFSSLVCAIITALIIVGVVGNLSNFHNKESGGLHVGISLLIAVVLSAVVVGLLHLIVFYEKRKLNGLIEANLSRANMVLCKHNILVGMTDKFNWCWNRAVLHFVYFDLAECRKEMIKFLNDNRNTGDVDIGLNQNSSVSVEMLPSGGGDGDTARLTMDTKLRTLSPQTLIADTDPRSVEEEAELYLMQNSASYINKLLKKQLVGPLRKRHCRTTVCLCQYVQKTVFSVPV
- the LOC121428532 gene encoding transmembrane protein 268-like isoform X1 — encoded protein: MDSIIPPEFPEGVFVEDGKDTSDPPKVESAEKEKLLEGEDVHMSSFLTDWDTEADQGGRMVTADSGDDRSIDSLPMSPDEANSNQNADIPVRGMAPVLVGEETSHAFFCFAWEDDEWTINVVRKLESTAYGFTCDNSNHKWDPGVAKMDKIINSISTSKKLVLVLSPDFMRSPWCTYENLRALRVHYTNTAKVILVVLNEMDLPDFLDGIPTINAMSRNFWQRFVAALRLGSSLDAHDASVNNNVPALYNSAHLATIQSSTDCCCKARFDTIYCPDELARKGVQVPQRDYTSAITAILDAPKMRWYTLWYNRFFSSLVCAIITALIIVGVVGNLSNFHNKESGGLHVGISLLIAVVLSAVVVGLLHLIVFYEKRKLNGLIEANLSRANMVLCKHNILVGMTDKFNWCWNRAVLHFVYFDLAECRKEMIKFLNDNRNTGDVDIGLNQNSSVSVEMLPSGGGDGDTARLTMDTKLRTLSPQTLIADTDPRSVEEEAELYLMQNSASYINKLLKKQLVGPLRKRHCRTTVCLCQYVQKTVFSVPV